A genomic stretch from Candidatus Cloacimonadota bacterium includes:
- a CDS encoding M28 family peptidase: MKIISLLIVCAVLFAGCNSAIPTFDGEKAFKYLEEQCTFGPRNPGSEGHELCKNYIIKFMEDHGAEVRTQDFTASVRGDEFKFTNIIASYYPERPQRIFIGAHWDTRPWADRDADSTKHNTPILGANDAASGVAVLLELATILQINEPPVYGYDLIFFDGEDAGSYGKTKNWCLGSQYFVEHYHGKEPEFVIVIDMIGDNELEIKKEPFSLMSSPELVDRVWKIAKKNNLKGFSSKVTTYIYDDHYPFLEASYDAIDIIDLDYPYWHTTEDTPDKCSPKSLQSVGTMLMHLIYE, encoded by the coding sequence ATGAAGATTATCAGCTTGCTTATCGTTTGTGCGGTGTTATTTGCTGGATGCAATAGTGCAATTCCAACTTTTGATGGAGAGAAAGCATTCAAATACCTCGAAGAACAATGCACGTTCGGTCCACGGAATCCCGGCTCAGAAGGTCATGAGCTCTGCAAAAATTATATTATCAAGTTCATGGAAGATCATGGTGCTGAGGTTCGCACACAGGATTTCACTGCATCAGTTCGAGGTGACGAATTCAAATTCACAAATATTATAGCATCCTATTATCCTGAAAGACCTCAGCGAATTTTCATCGGGGCACATTGGGATACCCGTCCCTGGGCTGATAGAGATGCAGATAGCACAAAGCATAATACACCCATCCTCGGCGCTAATGATGCTGCGTCTGGAGTTGCGGTACTTTTGGAGTTAGCAACGATCCTGCAAATAAATGAACCTCCGGTTTATGGATATGATCTTATCTTTTTCGATGGAGAGGATGCAGGTTCATATGGAAAAACAAAAAACTGGTGTCTTGGTTCGCAGTATTTTGTTGAACATTATCATGGAAAAGAACCCGAATTTGTTATCGTGATCGACATGATCGGTGATAACGAACTGGAAATAAAAAAAGAGCCATTCTCTCTGATGTCATCTCCCGAGCTGGTTGATAGAGTATGGAAAATAGCAAAGAAAAATAATCTGAAGGGATTTTCATCAAAAGTCACAACCTATATTTACGATGATCATTATCCCTTTCTTGAAGCCAGCTATGATGCGATCGACATCATTGATCTGGATTATCCATACTGGCACACGACAGAAGACACACCCGACAAATGTAGTCCAAAAAGCTTACAAAGCGTAGGCACAATGCTTATGCATCTGATCTATGAATAA